The genomic stretch AATTACCTATATGAGCATAGTTATATACAGTAGGTCCGCAGGAGTACATTCCCACTTCACCCTCTTTAATAGGTTTGAATACTTCTTTTTCTCTGGTTAATGAATTATATAATACTATCTCTTTCATAAAAAAATTTTCCTTAAAATATTATAAATATTTTACTTAAAAGACTTTATTTGTCAAGGTGCTGTTATGTATTTTTTATAGATGAAAAATAATACAAAAATCCCCCTTAAAACATTTTTTAAGAGGGATAAATAATAATGCTTTATTTATTATAATCATTAATAAATAAAATAGTTTTCTAAATATAATACTTAAAATACTTAATAATAAAAAATTATATGTTTTTATTCTTTCTTATTACTATAGTAGCCTGCTCTTTATATTTAGATATTAGGCTTTTGAGATCTTTTTTCTCTTCTTTTTTTTCCATTATTTAATTCCTCCTTGAATAATGAATAATGTTTATTTTTAGAAGCTGCCATCTCTCCATACTTTAAAGTCTGGATAGTCTAATTTTTTAGAATTATCTTCATACCATTTACAAACGGCGGCTGACATATTGATTACATAAAAATTAAACTCAGTTTTCCAGCCGTCATTTTTAAAGTCGGCAAAAGAGGGTATAAACTTATTATTAATAGTTTCATAAATATTTTTCTGAGCTGATTCTGTAGGGATATTATTATCTTTTATTGCTATTCTGAGTATTAAGTGAATAGACATACAAGAAAGTGTTGAAGTAAGTCTGCTGTATTCATCAAACATCTGCTCTTTTGAGGAGTTTTCGGTAATAGTATCCATCCACATTTTTATAATATTTCCTAGTGCCTCTAATTGTTCTGGTGAGGCATTTTTATTCATAATAATAGCTGCATAATTTTCTGCAAGCTGCATAAATGTCATAGTTGAATTATCATCGGATATTGATATATCAGCTATATCTTCTATTTGCATTGAGTTTATCATAGACATAATAGAATTATCTTCGGCATTTGCTTTGATATTTATTGATATAAAAATCATAAAAACAAATAATAAATATACAAAACTTCTTTTCATAAAATATATTTCCATTTATAATTTTGTCTATTTATTATCGTCATCAATTAATTTGTCAATACATTTATTTTTATAAAATAATAAACATACTACAAACTATCTATCCAATTAAATACTTTATCTAATATATGCTCATTATCCATATCTTTAAAAAATATTCCATTAACCAAATTATTATGATATATTTTTTTATTTTCAAATATTATACAATCGGCAAGAGAATCATTAAAACTATTTACCTTATTTGAAAAATTAATAGAGTTCTGTACATCGCAAATAGGATCAAGTCTGGAATGTATGCATAAAACTCTTGTTTTTTCACTTCCGTCTATATAATTATAAGGATTTCCCAATTTTCTGTCGTATCCTTCTTCAAATAACTGATTAATCATAGCTGATATTACTTCATTAGTACATACATTCAAATCTGTAGGACCTCCTAAAGATATATAGCCCTTAAAAATATTATTATCAATATTATAATTTTTTTGCAATTCTTTATTATAAACAAGCAAAGCTCCCAAATGTGCCCCTGCTGATGAACCTATAACTACTATATTTGAATAATCAATATTTTTTTCTTTTAATACTTCTAATGCTTTAGATAAACCTTCAAATATATCTTCAATTTGACAGGGATATTTATATTTAGGTGTTAGCCTGTATCCTAATAAAATTGTATGATATTTTTCTTTTGCAAAACGCCTTCCTACAAATTTATATAAATTAGCATTCCCTTCTCTCCATCCGCCGCCGTATATATATATTATAACCTGCTTTTTTGCTGATTCATTTTCTTTTATTTGAGGAGCAAAATATAGTATATACTGTGCTTTATTATTATTATATTTATAATATAATGGTTTTATCTTTTTATCAGATTTAAGGAAATTGATTGCCATAACTGGATAGGTAAGATAATCACCTATCATATTTTTTTTTCTAATTTTTTCTTTAACATCATCTTCTGTTATTTTACTATTTTCTTTCATAAAAAATACTCCTAAACTATAAATGAAAAATTTTTTTTAGAGATGAGATAAAATCAATTCTAAATAATATGAGCATAGCTAAAATAATTATTAATGCCGCTGCAAATGATATCAAACTTCCAATATATGAAAAATGAAACAAAGGAAATATCATAGTAAGCATAGATATAAATGAAGCAGATATAATATATGATATATATTCATTAAAATATTTTCTGTCAATTAAAGCAGTTAAAAATATCGTAATATTCAAAGCTAATGATAAATATGATACAGCATAATTTAATGACCATTTATGAAAACCTGTGAAAATATCTACTATTATAATAAAAGGTAAAACCATAAAAAACTCTATTAATAATTTCTGTCTTATATATAAAGATGCATTTGTAAAACATATATAGCTGCAATATCCGAATATTATTGATGATACGGATATTACAGCCCAATTATATTTGCTTTTAGAAATGATATTAATTATAATCAAAGCAATAATTGCTATTAATGATGATAACAATACTATTTTTTTAGCATTGATTTTTTTCTGCATTTTATAAAACCATTCATAAGAATGATATTCTTCATATACTATTTTTTTATTATCAGAGTTTATTTCTTTAAGACATAAAGGACATATATTTTTATTAGTTTCTATTTCTAATTTACAATTATCACAATAAGCCATATTATAATACTCCAAAATCATTAGAATATATTTCTACTTCTGCTATATTTGATATATATTTAAAAAAGTATTTTATTATATCCGTTTCTAAAATTGTTCTGTTAAATGTAATTGATAATTTATTATTAAAACTGCATATTCCGCAATTTAAAGGACTGTTTATTGTAGGATATACTACCGCCTCAAAATGATTTATATATTCTTTCATATCTTCTGGAAGAGTAATATTACCAAAATTTGATAATGTGATAGTTTTTACTTTATCTTCAAAAAGTTCAAATGCTAAGTTAACAGCAAAATTTTTTATAAACAAAGGAATAAATTTAGCTAATACATTATTTTCTAATTTTGTATTTTCATAGATAAAATTTTCAAGCCTTTCTTTAGATATTTTATCTTTCATATCCTTATCTGCTTTTTTTATAATATCTTCAAAAGTTAATTTATTTTTTGTATCAATAGCAATGTTTGCAACCCCAAAAAAATTTTTTAAACTTATAGAAGGAAATATCTGCCTCAAATTTACAGGCAGACATACAACTATATTTTTTCCGTCAAGTCTATCTTTTATTCTAGTTTCATAAATTGAGTATGCTAATAATGATAATAAATATGATGTTATAGTAACATTATATTTTTTACTTTCTTCTTTCACTTTGTTTAAATCCAATATGCCATGCACAACATTATCACCATAAAACTTAAAAGATTTTCCTTTAATTAAATAAACATTTTTTATTTTTTTCTCTCTTACTGAAGACTTTTTATTTTTTGTATGAACTAAAAAGCTGTCATCATAGTCTGCCAAAGTATGTATATTATCTTTAAATATATCTTCATTTTTATCATCTATAGTTTTATTTGTGAGTATAAAATAATGATAAAGCAGAGATTTAAAAAAACTTATAAGTGATGCAGCATCAGCAAGCGAATGATATATTTCAGCAAAAACTCTATATTTATAGTATCCTACTCTTATTAAATATCCATTATTCAATTTACTGTTAATATTATAACAAGGATAGTATTTATCTTCCTGAATTAAAAGCTTTCTGTGATTCTCTTCAAAATAATTCCAAAACAGTCCCTTTTTTATCATAAGTGCAAGAGTGGGATATCGTTTTATGGCTATATCTAATGCCTCCTGAAGTTTTTGAGGATTAACTTCTTCTTTTAATACAGCTGATACTCTGAATATTGGTATATTCTTTTTATTTTTTATAGAAACAAAAAGTTTTGCTGCATTATCTAATTTATAAAGATGTTTCATATTCATAACACCGTAATTTGATATTAATATTTTAAATCATTTGCTTTATTTTTCAATGATTAAAAATAACTAAATTTTTATTAAAAGCATATTAAGTAATATATAGTTCTTATTTTTGTTAATATTATAATAATGATATAAAAAAATATATTTAAGATATTATGTTATAGCAAATCAATATAGCAGTTTAGTGTATATTAAAAGTTGACAATAGTTGATTTTTAGTATATAATCTACGCAAATATAATGATTATCTAAACAAAAAATCTAATAAATAGAGGTGTAATATGTCAGGACACTCCAAGTGGGCTAGTATTAAACATAAAAAAGCCGCAAATGATTCAAAAAAAGGTAAAATTTGGTCAAAAATAGCTAAAGAAATCACAATTGCAGTAAAAGAAGGCGGAAGCCCAGACCCAGACCAGAATGCTAGATTAAGAATGGTTATAGTGAAAGCTAAAGGTACTAACATGCCTAATGATAATATAGACAGAGCTATAAAAAGAGGAGCTGGTGCAGGCGAAGGTGCTAATATTGAAGAAATGTCTTATGAGGGTTAT from Brachyspira murdochii DSM 12563 encodes the following:
- a CDS encoding alpha/beta hydrolase, which gives rise to MKENSKITEDDVKEKIRKKNMIGDYLTYPVMAINFLKSDKKIKPLYYKYNNNKAQYILYFAPQIKENESAKKQVIIYIYGGGWREGNANLYKFVGRRFAKEKYHTILLGYRLTPKYKYPCQIEDIFEGLSKALEVLKEKNIDYSNIVVIGSSAGAHLGALLVYNKELQKNYNIDNNIFKGYISLGGPTDLNVCTNEVISAMINQLFEEGYDRKLGNPYNYIDGSEKTRVLCIHSRLDPICDVQNSINFSNKVNSFNDSLADCIIFENKKIYHNNLVNGIFFKDMDNEHILDKVFNWIDSL
- a CDS encoding DUF6320 domain-containing protein — its product is MAYCDNCKLEIETNKNICPLCLKEINSDNKKIVYEEYHSYEWFYKMQKKINAKKIVLLSSLIAIIALIIINIISKSKYNWAVISVSSIIFGYCSYICFTNASLYIRQKLLIEFFMVLPFIIIVDIFTGFHKWSLNYAVSYLSLALNITIFLTALIDRKYFNEYISYIISASFISMLTMIFPLFHFSYIGSLISFAAALIIILAMLILFRIDFISSLKKIFHL
- a CDS encoding alcohol acetyltransferase, producing MKHLYKLDNAAKLFVSIKNKKNIPIFRVSAVLKEEVNPQKLQEALDIAIKRYPTLALMIKKGLFWNYFEENHRKLLIQEDKYYPCYNINSKLNNGYLIRVGYYKYRVFAEIYHSLADAASLISFFKSLLYHYFILTNKTIDDKNEDIFKDNIHTLADYDDSFLVHTKNKKSSVREKKIKNVYLIKGKSFKFYGDNVVHGILDLNKVKEESKKYNVTITSYLLSLLAYSIYETRIKDRLDGKNIVVCLPVNLRQIFPSISLKNFFGVANIAIDTKNKLTFEDIIKKADKDMKDKISKERLENFIYENTKLENNVLAKFIPLFIKNFAVNLAFELFEDKVKTITLSNFGNITLPEDMKEYINHFEAVVYPTINSPLNCGICSFNNKLSITFNRTILETDIIKYFFKYISNIAEVEIYSNDFGVL